One region of Lactobacillus johnsonii genomic DNA includes:
- a CDS encoding ThiF family adenylyltransferase, whose translation MKYGTNTGLIILKNNEGIIINSTNNHFKRIVKTSDDELVWNLLKFLKNPKNKEEIKNFIGKNSKQTNKLIETLLQNNLIVKDPISSSNKFFRLERLINTFPNTNFKQYIKKAKNTPIMTLGLGTAGSYTLEFLSKLGFDNFILIDGDVVEEKNIIAQNYLYKDINLKKVNVLKRRYSQLNITIIDRKINNYTEIEQLLEKYHPKYLLSNADDGKLVIEILSNIFKKHKDIKILETGYNVAETQFELIDINNYEFYVEKFKEMQEYFLKDPANILVDNTGTIFHAYASAFFSSKYIFDDISQIGNVDWGRFNFRENKYYLDNRFYWGDFQKYIFRYREDSEGKEVESPNVFFNKFDENINLFLASPVDFRSFELLKSISLKNPSAQDKCTIEDVKKLLIEYGSKKLNQKIIPTHTIINNNILFISNITGRTIKNYSEKVNPLENRIYISSMEENIIVNYIHETFHTLLFNITDNTYFHEEFVMKNMIGFCQFLKDKENKYWQYITYIQGYYLDDFIIVNYEKSLFLNDHDFWEQRMDISETKLNSNEEIIKYIHEKTNHKPPFYFLKYTQAVEKNYSEISNFIKNIQEMIQC comes from the coding sequence ATGAAATACGGAACCAATACTGGTCTAATAATATTAAAAAATAACGAAGGTATCATTATCAATTCAACGAATAATCATTTTAAAAGAATTGTCAAAACTTCAGATGATGAATTAGTATGGAATTTGTTAAAGTTTTTAAAAAATCCCAAAAATAAAGAAGAGATAAAAAACTTTATTGGAAAAAATTCAAAACAAACAAATAAATTAATTGAAACTTTGCTTCAAAATAATCTTATAGTTAAAGATCCAATAAGTAGTTCCAATAAATTCTTTAGATTGGAAAGACTTATAAATACATTTCCTAATACTAATTTTAAGCAATACATAAAAAAAGCAAAAAACACTCCAATTATGACTTTAGGATTGGGTACAGCTGGTAGTTATACATTAGAATTTCTTTCAAAATTAGGCTTTGATAATTTTATATTAATTGATGGGGATGTAGTAGAAGAAAAAAACATTATTGCACAGAATTATTTATATAAAGATATAAATTTAAAAAAAGTAAATGTATTAAAAAGAAGATACTCCCAATTAAATATTACTATTATCGATCGAAAAATAAATAATTATACTGAAATTGAACAATTACTAGAAAAATATCATCCCAAATATCTACTCAGTAACGCTGATGATGGAAAATTAGTAATTGAAATATTGAGTAATATTTTTAAAAAACATAAGGATATAAAAATTTTAGAGACGGGTTATAATGTTGCCGAAACACAGTTTGAATTAATAGATATAAATAATTATGAATTTTATGTAGAAAAATTCAAAGAAATGCAAGAATATTTTCTTAAAGACCCAGCTAATATTTTAGTAGATAATACAGGCACTATTTTTCATGCATATGCTTCTGCATTTTTCTCTTCAAAATATATTTTTGATGATATATCTCAGATCGGAAATGTAGACTGGGGAAGATTTAATTTTAGGGAGAATAAATATTATTTGGATAATAGATTTTATTGGGGAGATTTTCAAAAATATATTTTTAGATATCGTGAAGATAGTGAAGGAAAAGAAGTAGAATCCCCTAATGTTTTCTTTAATAAATTTGATGAAAATATTAATCTATTTTTGGCTTCTCCTGTTGACTTTCGTAGTTTTGAACTATTGAAGAGTATAAGCTTGAAGAATCCGTCTGCTCAAGACAAATGTACTATTGAAGATGTAAAAAAATTACTTATTGAGTATGGTTCAAAAAAACTTAACCAAAAAATTATTCCCACTCATACCATAATAAACAATAATATTTTATTTATTTCCAATATAACCGGAAGAACTATTAAAAACTATTCTGAGAAAGTAAATCCACTAGAGAATCGAATCTATATTAGTAGTATGGAAGAAAATATTATTGTGAACTATATTCATGAAACTTTTCATACATTACTTTTTAATATTACAGATAATACCTATTTTCATGAAGAATTTGTAATGAAAAATATGATTGGTTTCTGTCAATTTTTAAAAGACAAAGAAAATAAATATTGGCAGTATATTACTTATATTCAAGGCTATTATCTAGATGATTTTATTATAGTTAACTATGAGAAATCGTTATTTTTAAACGATCATGATTTTTGGGAGCAACGCATGGATATTTCAGAAACTAAGCTCAATAGTAATGAAGAAATAATAAAATATATTCATGAGAAAACAAATCATAAACCTCCATTTTATTTCTTAAAGTATACTCAAGCCGTTGAAAAAAATTATAGTGAAATAAGTAACTTTATTAAAAATATCCAGGAGATGATTCAATGTTAA
- the truB gene encoding tRNA pseudouridine(55) synthase TruB, whose product MLNGIVVVNKPRGVTSSDCVYKLRKILQIRKIGHAGTLDPEVNGVLPIAIGQATKLIELMHEKPKSYIGSGMFGRATDSYDLDGTTTAEEKIVTPFTSDEIISGMKKLTGKIDQVPPIYSAVRVNGKRLYEYARENIPVERPKRKVNIYSYELTQDPEYDPLEKTESFNFAIRCSKGTYVRSLVNDLGEELGVPTVMTSLTRTSSSGFDLSQAVDLETIEKEIDYPERWLQPIDSFFVDLPQLQISPDQFKRVSNGASIKLNTTYAKVALVYNGHIKAIYQRQGKIYRPEMMLLKNE is encoded by the coding sequence ATGCTAAATGGAATTGTAGTAGTAAATAAGCCACGCGGAGTAACCAGTAGTGACTGTGTTTATAAATTACGAAAAATTTTACAAATTAGAAAAATTGGACATGCAGGTACGCTGGATCCAGAAGTAAATGGGGTATTACCGATTGCAATTGGCCAAGCCACAAAGCTAATTGAATTGATGCATGAAAAACCAAAGTCATATATTGGAAGTGGAATGTTTGGAAGAGCAACTGATAGCTATGATTTAGATGGAACAACCACTGCAGAAGAAAAGATAGTTACTCCATTTACAAGTGATGAAATTATTAGTGGAATGAAAAAACTTACTGGAAAGATTGATCAAGTTCCTCCAATATATTCTGCGGTCCGTGTTAATGGTAAAAGACTTTATGAATATGCTCGAGAAAATATCCCAGTAGAACGTCCGAAAAGAAAAGTAAACATTTATAGTTATGAATTAACTCAAGATCCAGAATATGATCCACTAGAAAAAACTGAAAGTTTTAATTTTGCTATTCGCTGTTCTAAAGGAACCTATGTACGATCCCTAGTAAATGATTTGGGAGAGGAATTGGGAGTTCCAACTGTAATGACCAGTCTTACTAGAACTAGCAGTTCAGGTTTTGATTTAAGTCAAGCGGTAGATCTAGAAACTATTGAAAAAGAAATAGATTATCCTGAAAGATGGCTTCAACCAATTGATAGCTTTTTCGTAGATTTACCCCAACTTCAAATATCACCAGATCAATTTAAAAGAGTTTCAAATGGAGCAAGCATTAAATTGAATACCACTTATGCCAAGGTAGCTTTGGTTTATAATGGACATATAAAAGCTATTTATCAACGACAAGGTAAAATTTATCGTCCTGAAATGATGCTTTTAAAAAATGAATAG
- a CDS encoding ATP-binding cassette domain-containing protein codes for MLIYKNIPHWKFFLLNIFGFIYSTENIVMAYIVGSLTDMASTKRYSNMPKFFLQIIVILTLLLVSNLLFNYLKANAIGETNKKLRKEILRGMLYNEEENSDNLGFLTNDFKLLETNQYEAEISILLNIYTLILAFSYAFVLNWTLTLVFFIGALLPTVISNRFQSNIKNATNEWSKANSIYVNHTKHILQGTELFNLYNQVDKAVDVNGNKVNALENRLLKLNLLKNNADAWINIIAMGGTFILPLSVGIIMVIRGETTLGALFAIVQLTNSFVNPILQILTQRNNLATTQKIVKRINELLHKKDAIQTACTEFKELIIDNLTLEREKKKLANHINITLKKGEKAVIIGPSGSGKSTLFQFLLYGKHGSAQLIKINLEGQKKGTFKDIFGYVSQKTVLFPESLLFNLTLGAKIPKERVLKVCEKLELRDLIKEKGLGYKLENNANELSGGQIARIGLARAILIDRPVLLLDEIDASLDKVTAKSIKNWLMESNLTFIEISHHYSKEDLNKYDHVINMAYYKTHPYQTISLS; via the coding sequence ATGTTAATTTATAAAAATATTCCTCATTGGAAATTTTTTCTATTAAATATTTTCGGTTTTATATATAGTACTGAAAATATTGTGATGGCTTACATAGTCGGATCTTTAACTGATATGGCAAGTACCAAACGCTATAGTAATATGCCTAAATTCTTTTTACAAATTATTGTTATTTTAACTTTGTTGCTTGTGTCTAATCTGTTGTTTAATTATTTAAAGGCTAATGCAATAGGGGAAACTAATAAAAAACTAAGAAAAGAAATATTAAGGGGGATGCTTTATAATGAAGAAGAAAATAGTGATAATTTAGGTTTTTTAACTAATGATTTTAAATTATTAGAAACTAATCAATATGAAGCAGAAATTTCTATTTTATTAAATATTTATACATTAATATTAGCGTTTAGTTATGCTTTTGTTTTGAATTGGACATTAACTCTAGTGTTTTTTATTGGAGCTTTATTACCGACCGTTATATCCAATCGTTTTCAGAGCAACATAAAAAACGCAACCAATGAATGGTCAAAAGCTAATAGCATATACGTTAATCATACAAAACATATTCTTCAAGGAACCGAACTATTTAATTTATATAATCAGGTAGATAAAGCTGTTGATGTAAATGGAAATAAAGTTAACGCATTAGAAAATAGATTATTAAAATTAAACTTGTTAAAAAATAATGCAGACGCTTGGATTAATATAATTGCCATGGGAGGAACTTTTATTTTACCTCTATCTGTTGGTATTATTATGGTAATAAGAGGAGAAACAACGCTAGGTGCTTTATTTGCAATTGTTCAATTAACTAACTCATTTGTAAACCCTATTCTTCAAATATTGACGCAAAGAAATAATTTAGCTACAACACAGAAAATTGTAAAAAGAATTAATGAATTATTGCATAAAAAGGATGCAATTCAAACTGCATGCACAGAATTTAAAGAACTAATTATTGATAATTTAACTTTAGAAAGAGAGAAGAAAAAATTAGCCAACCATATTAATATTACTTTGAAGAAGGGGGAAAAAGCAGTAATAATTGGACCATCTGGATCCGGCAAATCAACGCTATTTCAGTTTTTATTGTATGGTAAACATGGATCAGCACAGCTGATAAAAATAAACTTAGAAGGTCAAAAAAAAGGTACGTTTAAGGATATATTTGGCTATGTTAGTCAAAAAACAGTTCTTTTTCCCGAAAGTTTGCTTTTCAATTTAACATTAGGAGCTAAAATTCCAAAAGAGAGAGTTCTAAAAGTATGTGAAAAGTTGGAATTAAGGGATCTCATAAAAGAAAAAGGGCTTGGATATAAATTAGAAAATAATGCCAATGAGTTATCAGGAGGACAGATTGCGCGAATTGGCTTGGCACGTGCAATTTTGATAGATAGACCAGTATTATTACTCGATGAAATTGATGCTTCATTAGATAAAGTAACAGCAAAAAGTATAAAAAATTGGCTTATGGAATCTAATCTAACATTTATTGAGATAAGTCATCACTATTCAAAAGAGGATCTTAATAAGTACGATCATGTAATAAACATGGCTTATTATAAAACACACCCCTACCAGACAATTTCATTAAGTTAA
- the abc-f gene encoding ribosomal protection-like ABC-F family protein: MSNINISNLSFRYQDSSDNIFNNLNLDLDSSWKLGLVGRNGRGKTTFLNLLRGNLRGTGKIQAKLEFNYFPLTVKNKEQLTLYALQEQVSFEQWELERELNLMKVDPELIWQPFNSLSGGEQTKVLLALSFINKNSFPLIDEPTNHLDEDSRMQVIAYLQQHSNGYIVVSHDRAFLNQVTNHILAIENTEIHLYQGNFASYEDTKTKRDKFNQDKNEKLQGQIRSLNESRKRVKGYSLQSENNKKASAHKNEIHAFINKGFFSHKAAKIMKRSKNLERRMDKNIQDKKGLMINVESISELEMNFHPNYHGTLLEAQHLDLTVQNKKLFEDLNLTIKNHGIVALEGKNGSGKSTFLKNILKPDKNVISQGKLDIVNGLKISYLPQNFIEYSGTLSQFAEKEKISYENLLNILRKMGFPRESFATKIEEMSMGQQKRVAIAKSLVEEADIYLWDEPANYLDVFNQDQLINMLRKVQPAMLVTEHDKYFIDQVADKRIRLNSSKKW; encoded by the coding sequence ATGAGTAATATTAATATTTCAAATCTTTCTTTTAGATATCAAGATAGCTCAGATAATATATTTAATAATTTAAATTTAGACTTGGATAGTAGTTGGAAATTAGGTTTAGTAGGAAGAAACGGAAGGGGAAAGACAACCTTCTTAAATCTTTTACGAGGTAATTTAAGGGGAACAGGAAAGATACAAGCTAAACTTGAATTTAACTATTTTCCGCTTACTGTTAAAAATAAGGAACAATTAACTTTATATGCGCTGCAAGAACAAGTTTCATTTGAACAGTGGGAGCTTGAACGTGAATTAAATTTAATGAAAGTTGATCCTGAACTTATTTGGCAGCCTTTTAATTCTTTAAGTGGTGGAGAACAGACTAAGGTTTTGTTGGCACTATCCTTCATTAATAAAAATAGTTTTCCTTTAATTGATGAGCCCACTAATCATTTAGATGAAGACTCCAGAATGCAGGTTATAGCTTATTTACAACAACATTCTAATGGCTACATTGTGGTGAGTCACGATCGTGCTTTCTTAAATCAAGTAACAAACCATATCTTAGCAATTGAAAATACCGAGATTCATTTGTATCAGGGAAATTTTGCCAGTTATGAAGATACAAAGACAAAGCGAGATAAGTTTAATCAAGATAAGAATGAAAAACTTCAAGGTCAAATTAGAAGTTTGAACGAAAGTAGAAAGCGAGTAAAAGGATATTCTCTTCAATCAGAAAACAATAAAAAAGCAAGTGCTCATAAAAATGAAATCCATGCATTCATTAATAAAGGTTTCTTTAGTCATAAAGCGGCTAAAATAATGAAAAGATCGAAGAATCTTGAAAGAAGAATGGATAAGAATATTCAAGATAAAAAAGGCTTAATGATAAATGTTGAGTCTATTTCTGAATTAGAAATGAACTTTCATCCCAACTATCATGGAACTCTATTAGAAGCGCAGCATTTAGATCTTACAGTCCAAAATAAGAAATTGTTTGAAGATTTAAATTTAACTATTAAAAATCATGGGATTGTAGCTCTAGAAGGAAAAAATGGATCTGGAAAGTCTACATTTTTGAAAAATATTTTAAAACCAGATAAAAATGTGATTTCTCAAGGAAAGCTTGATATTGTTAATGGCTTAAAGATATCATATTTACCACAAAATTTTATTGAATATTCTGGTACTTTATCTCAGTTTGCAGAAAAAGAAAAAATATCTTATGAAAATCTATTAAATATTCTTAGAAAAATGGGTTTTCCGAGAGAAAGCTTTGCCACAAAAATTGAAGAAATGAGTATGGGACAGCAAAAAAGAGTGGCGATTGCCAAATCATTGGTAGAAGAAGCAGATATATATTTATGGGATGAGCCAGCTAATTATTTAGATGTGTTTAACCAGGATCAGTTAATTAACATGTTAAGAAAAGTACAGCCAGCGATGTTAGTAACTGAGCATGATAAATACTTTATTGATCAGGTTGCTGACAAGCGGATAAGATTAAATTCTTCAAAGAAGTGGTAA
- a CDS encoding helix-turn-helix domain-containing protein, whose amino-acid sequence MKIGEVLKEYRLSQNKNQKNFINDIVSQPYYSKVEQGIHRITAEDLIKILNYNGIELEEFFRKFNYQDGFIHFPKKDFSRMMREAYYENDQEKIGEIKKLIEESNLSKKDKNDTFLIIEASLETMSKPNDQVNEELKRKMQKRLFEIEDFNETNVGIFCDFIELYNFDTGKIIGNKILNQYQNTNSIKMQIALLTIVANLMILAIKENREEEINIFLKKTEKIKMVPELTFYKLVILFLKNLIYYRNTFQIKYLKECLRLKRMISEIGMDSYAEELNNFLKENIK is encoded by the coding sequence ATGAAAATTGGAGAAGTACTAAAAGAATATAGACTAAGTCAAAATAAAAATCAAAAAAATTTTATTAATGACATTGTTAGTCAACCCTATTATTCTAAAGTGGAACAGGGAATTCATAGAATAACAGCAGAAGATTTGATAAAGATATTAAATTATAATGGAATCGAATTGGAAGAATTTTTTAGAAAATTCAACTATCAAGATGGATTTATCCATTTTCCAAAAAAAGATTTTAGTAGAATGATGAGAGAAGCATACTATGAGAATGATCAAGAGAAGATAGGTGAGATTAAAAAGCTAATAGAAGAGAGTAATTTATCTAAAAAAGATAAAAATGACACTTTTCTCATAATTGAAGCCAGTTTGGAAACTATGAGCAAACCTAATGATCAGGTTAATGAAGAACTCAAACGAAAAATGCAAAAAAGGCTGTTTGAGATTGAAGATTTTAATGAAACTAATGTGGGAATTTTTTGTGATTTTATTGAATTGTACAATTTTGATACCGGTAAAATTATAGGAAATAAAATTTTGAATCAATATCAAAATACGAATAGTATAAAGATGCAAATAGCATTGTTGACAATAGTTGCTAACTTAATGATTTTGGCAATAAAAGAAAACAGAGAAGAAGAAATAAATATTTTTTTGAAAAAAACAGAAAAAATAAAAATGGTTCCTGAACTTACATTTTATAAATTAGTAATTCTTTTTTTGAAAAATTTAATCTATTATAGAAATACTTTTCAAATAAAATATCTCAAAGAATGTTTGAGACTCAAAAGAATGATAAGTGAAATTGGTATGGATAGCTATGCAGAAGAATTAAATAATTTTTTGAAAGAAAATATAAAATAA
- the grpE gene encoding nucleotide exchange factor GrpE, whose amino-acid sequence MSKEEFPHEKDLKDEVTPDKSPKKDPKAAPKEEVKENPVENYEKEIAELTARNKDLEDKYLRSEAEIQNMQARYAKERAQLIKYESQSLAKEVLPAMDNLERALAVKADDEAAKQLQKGVQMTLDSLVKSMKDQGITEIKAEGETFDPSLHQAVQTVAAENDEQKDRVVKVLQKGYQYKDRTLRPAMVVVAQ is encoded by the coding sequence GTGAGTAAAGAAGAGTTTCCGCATGAAAAAGATTTAAAGGACGAGGTGACCCCAGATAAGTCACCAAAAAAAGATCCAAAAGCAGCTCCGAAAGAGGAAGTTAAGGAAAATCCAGTAGAGAATTATGAAAAAGAAATTGCTGAATTAACTGCTAGAAATAAGGATCTTGAAGATAAATACTTACGTAGTGAAGCTGAGATTCAAAATATGCAAGCGCGCTATGCAAAAGAACGTGCTCAGTTAATAAAATATGAGTCTCAAAGCCTAGCTAAAGAAGTTTTGCCAGCAATGGATAACTTGGAGCGAGCATTAGCTGTTAAAGCCGATGATGAAGCTGCTAAGCAACTCCAAAAGGGCGTTCAGATGACTCTTGATTCATTAGTTAAATCGATGAAAGATCAAGGAATTACTGAAATTAAAGCCGAGGGTGAAACTTTTGATCCTTCTCTTCATCAAGCTGTTCAAACTGTAGCAGCAGAAAATGATGAACAAAAAGATCGCGTAGTTAAAGTTTTACAAAAAGGATATCAATATAAAGATAGAACATTAAGACCAGCAATGGTTGTAGTGGCTCAATAA
- the ribF gene encoding riboflavin biosynthesis protein RibF: protein MKVITLDYPISAPITTKKVILTLGFFDGVHIGHQKLIKDAKLIAEQKHLPLMVMTFDKHPKEIYNNDHKFVYLETEQEKEHKMEKLGVDYLVIIKFTKEFSQLSPQDFVDQVVMKLKADTVVVGFDYTYGPKDIANVENLPKFAKDRFKIVVEPKQAIDKIKVGSTYIRKAIQHGNVELAAELLGQPYETSGIIVHGFRRGHKIGFPTANLEISGSKVLPAEGVYATRAKVNGKWHDAMTSVGYNETFKTNHGLTIETNIFDFDEEAYGKPLTLAWYKFIRKNKKFSGIEELSHQLDQDKRDIKQYFYKLKN, encoded by the coding sequence ATGAAAGTAATAACCTTAGATTATCCTATTTCTGCACCTATCACGACTAAAAAGGTAATCTTAACACTAGGTTTTTTTGATGGGGTGCATATTGGACATCAAAAACTTATTAAAGATGCTAAGCTAATAGCAGAACAAAAGCACTTACCATTAATGGTAATGACTTTTGATAAACATCCTAAAGAAATTTATAACAACGATCATAAATTTGTCTATTTAGAAACTGAGCAAGAAAAAGAGCATAAAATGGAGAAGCTGGGAGTAGATTACTTAGTAATTATTAAATTTACTAAAGAATTTAGCCAGCTTTCGCCTCAAGATTTTGTTGATCAGGTGGTAATGAAACTCAAAGCTGATACAGTAGTCGTTGGTTTTGATTATACTTATGGCCCCAAAGATATTGCTAATGTAGAAAATCTACCTAAATTTGCTAAAGATAGATTTAAAATTGTAGTGGAGCCAAAACAAGCAATAGATAAAATAAAAGTGGGATCTACTTATATTAGAAAAGCTATTCAGCATGGAAATGTTGAACTAGCAGCTGAGTTACTTGGCCAGCCTTATGAAACTTCTGGCATTATTGTTCACGGCTTCAGACGTGGACATAAAATTGGCTTTCCAACTGCTAATCTTGAAATTTCTGGCTCTAAAGTTTTACCAGCTGAGGGAGTTTATGCAACTAGAGCAAAGGTAAATGGAAAATGGCATGATGCTATGACTAGCGTTGGCTATAATGAAACTTTCAAAACAAATCATGGTTTGACAATTGAAACTAATATTTTTGATTTTGATGAAGAAGCCTATGGTAAGCCACTAACTTTAGCCTGGTACAAGTTTATCCGTAAAAATAAAAAGTTTTCTGGTATAGAAGAACTTTCACATCAATTAGATCAGGATAAGCGTGATATTAAACAATATTTTTATAAATTGAAAAACTAA
- a CDS encoding ribosome-binding factor A has translation MKHRIGRVEGEILRELTKILRKDIRDPRLNDVTITAVECTNDLSYATVYYSMLTDDPAKEKEVAEGLDKAKGMMRHLLGQTLTVYKVPELIFKRDTSVAYGSKIDKLINQVKKQDQERENKNK, from the coding sequence ATGAAACATAGAATTGGTCGTGTAGAAGGCGAAATTTTACGTGAATTGACAAAGATATTACGTAAAGATATTCGTGATCCACGTTTAAATGATGTCACTATCACAGCTGTAGAATGTACAAATGATTTATCATATGCGACTGTTTACTACAGTATGTTGACAGATGATCCAGCAAAGGAAAAAGAAGTAGCTGAAGGACTTGATAAAGCAAAAGGTATGATGCGTCACTTGCTTGGTCAAACTTTAACTGTTTACAAGGTTCCTGAGTTGATTTTTAAACGTGATACTTCTGTTGCTTATGGTTCTAAGATTGATAAGTTAATTAATCAAGTCAAGAAGCAAGATCAAGAACGCGAGAATAAAAATAAATAA
- the hrcA gene encoding heat-inducible transcriptional repressor HrcA, with protein sequence MLTERQELILKTIIMDFTQTHEPVGSKTVMNQLPVKVSSATVRNEMAVLEEKGLLEKTHSSSGRIPSTAGYRYYLDHLINPVKIPASVYNRIIYQLDQPFQQVNEIVQEAAKILSDLTNYTAFAAGPETHSVKVTGFRIVPLSSHQVMAILVTDDGNVKNQIYTLPHHTNGEEIEKAVRLINDQLVGKSLSSINEVLLKRIADHLIARGSAPEILDLLQDVIKDAASEQMYVDGQINLLSNYENDDLTKIKSLYKLIDQNDALSSLIGFNPEDELKNDSSSKVQVKLGSELPSDLLENYSLLTAQYSVGKYGKGTIALLGPTNMPYSQMIGLLEYFRNELAKKLLDYYGRFK encoded by the coding sequence ATGTTGACTGAACGGCAAGAACTTATTTTAAAGACTATTATTATGGACTTTACTCAGACACATGAGCCAGTAGGTTCTAAGACCGTGATGAATCAACTGCCTGTCAAGGTCTCAAGTGCAACGGTTCGAAATGAAATGGCGGTTTTGGAAGAGAAAGGCCTACTTGAAAAGACACACTCTTCAAGTGGCCGAATTCCTTCAACTGCTGGTTATCGATACTACTTAGATCATTTAATTAATCCAGTAAAAATACCAGCATCTGTCTATAATCGAATTATTTACCAATTAGACCAACCCTTTCAGCAAGTTAATGAAATCGTGCAGGAAGCTGCAAAGATTTTATCTGATTTGACTAACTACACGGCTTTTGCAGCAGGACCTGAAACACATTCTGTAAAAGTTACAGGTTTTAGAATTGTTCCTCTATCTAGTCATCAAGTGATGGCCATTTTAGTTACTGATGATGGTAATGTAAAGAATCAAATTTATACTTTGCCTCATCATACTAATGGGGAAGAAATTGAAAAAGCTGTTCGATTGATTAATGATCAATTAGTTGGAAAATCGCTTAGTTCGATTAATGAAGTGTTACTCAAGCGAATTGCTGATCATCTTATTGCTCGAGGATCTGCACCGGAAATATTAGATCTCTTACAAGATGTCATTAAAGATGCGGCCAGTGAGCAAATGTATGTTGATGGTCAAATTAATCTTTTGAGTAATTATGAAAATGATGATTTAACCAAGATAAAATCACTTTATAAGTTAATTGATCAAAATGACGCACTTTCAAGTTTAATTGGTTTTAATCCTGAAGATGAACTGAAAAATGATTCTAGTTCTAAAGTTCAGGTTAAATTAGGTTCAGAATTACCATCCGATTTACTTGAAAATTATAGCTTATTAACTGCACAATATAGTGTTGGTAAATATGGTAAAGGAACAATTGCACTACTAGGACCAACAAACATGCCATACTCGCAGATGATCGGATTACTCGAGTATTTTAGGAATGAACTAGCAAAGAAATTGTTAGATTATTATGGTAGATTTAAGTAA